ATGGTCGGCCGAACACACCGTCGAAGAAACGATCCGCGACCGGCTCCGCACCGCGTAGTTCGATTCGTTACTCGTTTCCGGTCGCGTCCGCCGTCTCGGTTTCCGAACCGGAATCAGCGTCCGCATCCGCATTCGCGTCCGTCTCAGTACCGGCCTCGCCACGTTTTTTCTGAAGGCGTCGTTCGGCTTCGTCCCTGTCTTCGGGATAGCCCACATCGATCCGCCAGCCGTCCATCCGGACCGCGTCGATGGTCCGTCCGGAGCGGAGCAGGAGGTCGACCGCCTCGGAGATCTCGTACTCGCCGCGCGCGGAGGGCTGGACGAGATGGCAGGCGTGGAAGATCGCTGGCGTGAACGTATAAAAGCCGGTGAGAACGAGGTTCGTCGGCGGGTTCTCGGGCTTTTCGACGACGTCGGTGACTTCGCCGTAGTCGTTGGTGTCACAGACGCCATATCTGTCTGCCTCCTCCATCGGGACCTCCTCGACGAGGAAGGCCGCGTCGGCGCGGTCCTCGCGCTGGCGGTCCACGACGTCCGTGAGGTTCGCGTCGAAGATGTTGTCGCCGAGGATGAGCATGAAGTCGTCGTCGATATGCTCCTCGACGGTGAGGAGGGCGTGGGCGAGCCCCGCCTGCTCGCGCTGGTGGGCGTACGTGATCGGAACGCCCTCGAACTCGTCGCCGTAGTGGCTGATGATGACCTCTTTTTGGTAGCCAACCACCACGAGGAGCTCGCTCGCGCCCAGCTCGACGAGCTGTTCGAAACAGTGCGTGAGGATGGGTTGCCCATCGATTTCGACCATCCCCTTCGGCTTGTCCTCGGTGAGCGGCCGGAGACGGGTGCCCTCGCCGGCAGCCAGTACGACAGCTTTCATGTCCTCCCGTCCAGCGCCGGGTCGCAAAAATCTGTCCATCGGTTCGGTCGCGGCTCTGGAACGGGTTGTACTGGCTGGATCGGCATCCATCCGAACGCTCAAGGCGAGAGGTGGTGAACGAGCCGGCATGAACATCAGCGTCGTCGGTAGCGGCTACGTCGGCACGAGCGTCGCAGCCTGTCTCGCCGATCTCGGCCACAGC
The sequence above is a segment of the Halococcus salifodinae DSM 8989 genome. Coding sequences within it:
- the aglF gene encoding UTP--glucose-1-phosphate uridylyltransferase AglF — translated: MKAVVLAAGEGTRLRPLTEDKPKGMVEIDGQPILTHCFEQLVELGASELLVVVGYQKEVIISHYGDEFEGVPITYAHQREQAGLAHALLTVEEHIDDDFMLILGDNIFDANLTDVVDRQREDRADAAFLVEEVPMEEADRYGVCDTNDYGEVTDVVEKPENPPTNLVLTGFYTFTPAIFHACHLVQPSARGEYEISEAVDLLLRSGRTIDAVRMDGWRIDVGYPEDRDEAERRLQKKRGEAGTETDANADADADSGSETETADATGNE